TGGCGAGAGTACACACAGGCCGTCCTGGGATACATCGAGGACACGGGCTCGAATGCGGTCGCGACCTCTGCGAATCCGGCAGTGGAGTCGACACCGCGTGCGCGGACTGTGTCGCCGCTCCGTCACGATTGACGTGTTGCCGCGACGATACGCTGTGCGACCTTGGCCTCGACTTCATCGAATTCGATCCCAAGCCCGCGCGGGCTCTCCGAGCCAAAGGTGACTCGCACAACCCGGCCGGATATTTCAATCGGAGAGAGGCCATCATGCACGTCGAGGGTGAGTTCGACCTCGGTCGAAACGGGTGCCGCTAAGTCTGTTACGAGGAAGGCCCCCTTCGAACTGAGGTCCCGCGTGACTGCGCTG
This window of the Myxococcales bacterium genome carries:
- a CDS encoding PilZ domain-containing protein, translated to MGEIILDRRQSIRFPFEAKAILCFAGAVYSAVTRDLSSKGAFLVTDLAAPVSTEVELTLDVHDGLSPIEISGRVVRVTFGSESPRGLGIEFDEVEAKVAQRIVAATRQS